A portion of the Lolium rigidum isolate FL_2022 chromosome 1, APGP_CSIRO_Lrig_0.1, whole genome shotgun sequence genome contains these proteins:
- the LOC124650567 gene encoding calcium/calmodulin-regulated receptor-like kinase 2, with product MVDRTKLAAVVAAAAVAAAALAAALVFLAIWLRRKRASVAAGRTRSLESSTATLRAGNGNGSVDSSVSVSVSESGGDWAHNPLPPGKRVAFWGWRGGDHHPPLSVSGIPKYHYKDLQKATNNFTMILGQGSFGPVYKAVMATGEVVAVKALASDSSQGEREFQTEVILLSRLHHRNLVNLVGYCVEKRQHILIYEFMSNGNLASLLYGDNKRSLTWQERLQIAHDVSHGIEYLHEGAVPPVIHRDLKSANILLDHSMRAKVADFGLSKEEVFDGSKSGLKGTYGYMDPDYITTNKFTKKSDVYSFGIILFELITAINPQQGLMEYIDLAAIGGEGKVDWDEILDKNLLDGSIAEEVRVLADVAYRCINRSPKKRPWISEVSQAISRLRQRQMTLQRSETRTVLRRIEHQHVELSDLAGMRDITPVGA from the exons ATGGTCGATAGGACGAAGCTCGCGGCCgtcgtggccgccgccgccgtggccgccgcggcGCTCGCGGCGGCGCTCGTGTTCCTGGCCATCTGGCTGCGGCGGAAGCGGGCCAGCGTCGCCGCCGGCCGGACGCGGTCGCTCGAGTCCTCCACGGCCACGCTGCGGGCCGGCAACGGCAACGGCTCCGTCGACTCCAGCGTGTCCGTCTCGGTGTCCGAGAGCGGCGGCGACTGGGCCCACAACCCGCTGCCGCCGGGGAAGCGCGTCGCGTTCTGGGGATGGCGCGGCGGCGACCACCAcccgcccctctccgtctccgggATCCCCAAATACCACTACAA GGATCTGCAGAAGGCGACCAACAACTTCACCATGATCCTCGGGCAAGGGTCGTTCGGTCCGGTGTACAAGGCCGTGATGGCCACCGGAGAAGTAGTAGCTGTGAAGGCCCTCGCCAGCGATTCTTCCCAAGGGGAAAGAGAGTTCCAGACAGAG GTAATTTTGCTTAGCAGGCTGCATCACAGGAATCTTGTTAATTTGGTTGGGTATTGCGTGGAGAAACGCCAGCACATTCTGATTTACGAGTTCATGAGCAACGGGAATCTGGCGAGCCTTCTCTATG GTGATAATAAACGGAGTTTGACCTGGCAAGAAAGGCTACAGATAGCTCACGATGTCTCTCATGGGATTGAGTACCTACATGAAGGG GCTGTCCCGCCCGTCATTCACCGAGACCTAAAGTCCGCTAATATACTCCTGGACCATTCAATGAGGGCCAAG GTTGCAGACTTTGGTCTATCAAAAGAGGAAGTATTTGATGGAAGCAAGTCAGGCCTCAAGGGCACCTATGGATACATGGATCCTGACTACATCACCACCAACAAGTTCACAAAGAAGAGCGACGTGTACAGTTTCGGCATAATACTTTTTGAACTCATAACAGCCATAAATCCACAACAAGGCCTTATGGAATACATTGACCTA GCAGCGATTGGAGGGGAAGGAAAGGTTGACTGGGACGAGATACTCGACAAGAACCTCCTTGATGGCAGCATTGCGGAGGAGGTAAGGGTCCTCGCAGACGTCGCCTACCGGTGCATCAACAGGAGCCCGAAGAAGCGGCCCTGGATATCAGAGGTTAGCCAGGCGATATCAAGGCTAAGGCAGCGCCAGATGACTTTGCAGAGGAGTGAGACTCGGACAGTGCTGAGGAGGATAGAGCACCAGCATGTGGAGCTCAGCGATCTTGCCGGCATGAGAGATATCACGCCAGTAGGAGCCTGA